One genomic window of Pseudomonas chlororaphis subsp. piscium includes the following:
- a CDS encoding condensation domain-containing protein — protein sequence MLDQTGRAYSGALRLDFSAQCCQEQVFDAVAQTLARHPILAARFDIEGEQLVGRAPSEQALRQALREQLGKVQAAVTDQGFLDYRARQAAEPGLRIASAVDEAGLHIWIGFWIYTCDGASIDLLLEDIARHYLDQPPVSCSAWNDYCRMQHLPEQPVSAAQQLEIYPGTGPYGLDALRTKGSGGMGRMQSLKFTSSVPRSRVLDYARAQRVTPFVLLLAIYQRAISAVSGVATVVTGVPFANRPGAAAQTLVGPLSNTIPISTRHEPGEPLAAVIKRVQRAVINAAARQDIEPAALYPEGMSTRTAGFELPFPQLFNAWNSRSEGSRIALGDNQWMSLQLLPNDTCRVAFEITLDEHTEHISGRIDMDAAAYGEHAGQVIEQMIRDLQDIPGD from the coding sequence ATGCTTGACCAGACAGGGCGCGCCTATTCTGGCGCGCTGCGTCTGGACTTCAGCGCGCAGTGTTGCCAGGAGCAAGTATTCGACGCCGTGGCCCAGACCCTGGCTCGGCATCCGATCCTGGCGGCCCGATTCGACATCGAAGGAGAACAACTGGTCGGCCGAGCCCCCAGCGAACAGGCATTGCGCCAAGCCTTGCGCGAGCAATTGGGCAAGGTGCAGGCCGCAGTCACCGACCAGGGCTTCCTGGACTACCGGGCCAGGCAAGCCGCCGAACCCGGGCTGCGCATCGCCTCGGCGGTAGACGAGGCTGGCCTGCACATCTGGATCGGCTTCTGGATCTATACCTGCGATGGCGCGTCGATTGACCTGCTGCTGGAGGATATCGCCCGGCATTACCTGGACCAGCCCCCGGTATCTTGCAGCGCCTGGAACGACTATTGCCGGATGCAGCACCTGCCGGAGCAGCCAGTAAGCGCGGCGCAACAGCTTGAGATCTACCCGGGGACGGGACCCTACGGGCTCGATGCACTGCGCACTAAAGGCAGTGGCGGCATGGGGCGCATGCAGAGCCTGAAGTTCACCTCCAGCGTGCCGCGCAGCAGGGTTCTGGACTATGCCAGGGCCCAGCGCGTGACGCCGTTCGTGCTGCTGTTGGCCATCTACCAACGGGCAATCAGTGCAGTCAGCGGCGTTGCCACCGTGGTGACCGGCGTCCCCTTCGCCAACCGCCCGGGAGCTGCGGCCCAGACGCTGGTGGGGCCGTTGTCCAATACCATCCCGATCAGTACCCGGCATGAGCCCGGCGAACCATTGGCGGCAGTGATCAAGCGCGTGCAGCGGGCGGTGATCAATGCCGCGGCTCGTCAGGACATAGAACCGGCAGCCTTGTATCCCGAGGGCATGTCTACGCGCACCGCCGGCTTCGAACTGCCGTTTCCCCAGCTGTTCAACGCCTGGAACTCACGCAGCGAAGGCAGCCGCATCGCCCTGGGCGACAACCAGTGGATGAGCCTGCAGTTATTGCCGAACGATACCTGCCGCGTGGCTTTCGAAATCACCCTGGATGAGCACACCGAGCATATTTCAGGGCGGATCGACATGGACGCCGCAGCCTATGGCGAACATGCGGGACAGGTCATCGAACAGATGATCCGCGACCTGCAAGACATCCCCGGCGATTGA
- a CDS encoding oligopeptide/dipeptide ABC transporter ATP-binding protein — MNNAVMHTVPQMAPTILQLDDVRVRFPISNDWLGRPRGYAHALNGIDLQVRAGETLGIVGESGCGKSTLAQLLMGLVPPSSGELNWVSRGGGEGSSNVQIVFQDPQSSLDPRLPIWKIITEPLYARGHASRAQMRDVAARVAAQVGIRPEYLDRFPHQFSGGQRQRIAIARALSSDPDIIVLDEPTSALDISVQAQILNLLVELQSARNLTYILISHNVSVVRHMANRVAVMYLGQIVELGSAAQVLDQPRHPYTRLLLEAVPRLGVPLHAEQVAAPTELPGNRRLPSGCFFRERCSLCTLGCEKPQALLEDEQQRVRCHLQS, encoded by the coding sequence ATGAACAATGCCGTCATGCATACCGTCCCCCAAATGGCACCCACGATTCTCCAACTTGACGATGTTCGCGTCCGTTTCCCCATCAGTAATGATTGGCTCGGTCGACCGCGGGGATATGCCCACGCCCTGAACGGCATTGACCTTCAGGTACGGGCGGGAGAAACCCTGGGGATTGTGGGCGAATCGGGCTGTGGCAAAAGCACATTGGCGCAGCTATTGATGGGTTTGGTGCCGCCCAGCAGCGGTGAGCTGAACTGGGTTAGTCGCGGCGGCGGCGAGGGCAGCAGCAACGTTCAAATTGTTTTCCAGGACCCACAGTCTTCGCTTGATCCACGCTTGCCTATCTGGAAAATCATCACCGAGCCGTTATACGCCCGAGGTCACGCTTCCCGTGCACAGATGCGCGATGTGGCGGCCCGGGTCGCGGCCCAAGTCGGCATCCGCCCGGAATACCTGGACCGCTTCCCCCACCAGTTTTCCGGTGGTCAGCGACAGCGGATTGCCATTGCCCGAGCCCTTTCATCAGACCCGGATATTATTGTCCTGGACGAGCCGACATCGGCGCTGGACATTTCGGTTCAGGCACAGATCCTTAACCTTCTGGTGGAGTTACAAAGCGCTCGCAACCTGACGTATATCCTGATTTCCCACAACGTCTCAGTAGTCCGTCATATGGCAAACCGGGTAGCGGTGATGTACCTGGGGCAAATCGTTGAACTTGGCAGCGCAGCCCAGGTTCTCGATCAGCCACGCCATCCCTATACCCGCTTGTTGCTCGAGGCGGTACCACGACTAGGCGTGCCGCTGCATGCCGAACAGGTTGCGGCGCCTACCGAATTGCCAGGGAACCGTCGGCTACCGAGTGGCTGCTTCTTCCGCGAACGTTGCAGCCTGTGCACCCTTGGCTGCGAAAAGCCCCAGGCCTTGCTGGAGGATGAGCAGCAGCGCGTGCGATGTCATTTACAGAGCTGA
- a CDS encoding ABC transporter ATP-binding protein, with translation MHTSSPVLAIDNLSLEFPAYKNNVKALNGVSLHVNPGEIVGVVGESGSGKSVTAMLSMRLLPERSYRITAGSLSMLGRDMLAAPEKELLQIRGRDAAMIFQEPMTALNPTRRIGRQMLDVIIHHQKISAAEARLKAIALLRDMHIASPEQVLESYPFELSGGMRQRVMIALAFSCEPQLLIADEPTTALDVTVQRQVLLLLREKARQRGTAILLITHDMALVSQFCDRVYVMYTGAVVEEGGTVEVMGNPQHPYTQGLLSGLPEMVEPGQPLLTIPGQVPNLASLPVGCTFQERCPNVMPVCSKRPNLNSINGNDQRKSACWLPVKELS, from the coding sequence ATGCACACTTCGAGTCCTGTACTGGCCATCGACAACCTGAGCCTGGAATTCCCGGCTTACAAAAATAACGTCAAGGCTCTGAACGGCGTGTCGTTGCACGTCAATCCCGGCGAAATCGTCGGCGTGGTGGGCGAGTCGGGATCGGGCAAGTCGGTCACGGCGATGCTCAGTATGCGATTGCTGCCAGAGCGCAGTTATCGGATCACCGCCGGCAGCTTGAGCATGCTCGGTCGCGACATGCTGGCGGCTCCTGAAAAGGAGCTGCTACAGATTCGTGGGCGCGATGCCGCGATGATTTTCCAGGAGCCAATGACGGCCCTGAACCCGACCCGGCGCATCGGTCGGCAAATGCTCGACGTGATCATCCATCACCAAAAGATCAGCGCGGCCGAAGCCCGTCTCAAGGCGATTGCACTGTTGCGCGACATGCACATCGCCAGCCCGGAGCAAGTATTGGAGAGTTACCCTTTCGAGCTGTCCGGAGGCATGCGGCAACGGGTGATGATCGCGCTGGCGTTCTCCTGTGAACCGCAACTGCTGATCGCCGACGAGCCGACCACCGCCCTCGACGTTACCGTGCAACGCCAGGTGCTGTTGCTGCTGCGAGAAAAAGCTCGGCAACGGGGCACCGCCATTCTGCTCATCACCCATGACATGGCCTTGGTTTCGCAGTTCTGCGACCGGGTGTACGTGATGTATACCGGCGCGGTGGTTGAAGAGGGCGGCACCGTCGAAGTGATGGGTAACCCGCAACATCCCTATACGCAAGGGTTGCTCAGTGGCCTTCCGGAAATGGTCGAGCCGGGCCAGCCGCTGCTGACCATCCCCGGTCAAGTGCCAAACCTGGCGTCTTTGCCTGTGGGCTGCACCTTTCAGGAGCGTTGCCCCAATGTCATGCCGGTTTGTAGCAAACGCCCGAACCTCAACAGCATTAATGGTAATGACCAACGTAAGAGTGCGTGCTGGTTACCGGTCAAGGAGCTTTCGTGA
- the ddpC gene encoding D,D-dipeptide ABC transporter permease, which produces MSVTLTAARRPRWSEKTAYLAYQIRRSPLTMAGLAITSIVLLCMIFAPWLASHDPNALNLAERLAPPSSDHWFGTDEVGRDLFSRVLFGSQQSVGVGLFVAFASCFIGGLLGCFSGVIGGRFDALIMRLMDIMLSVPSLVLIMALAAALGASLFNAMLAITLVRIPSYVRLARGQALSIRQMGYVKAAQTFGAGRWHLVHWHVARNAMPPLLVQLSLDIGSAILMASALGFIGLGAQQPTAEWGAMVATGRNYILDNWWYSTFPGLAILITATGFNLLGDGVRDLLDPRQQGK; this is translated from the coding sequence ATGTCCGTAACCCTGACGGCAGCGCGCCGCCCGCGCTGGAGCGAAAAAACCGCCTACCTGGCCTACCAGATCCGCCGGAGCCCGCTGACCATGGCGGGCCTGGCGATTACCTCTATCGTGTTGCTGTGCATGATCTTCGCCCCTTGGCTCGCCAGCCACGATCCCAACGCCCTGAACCTCGCCGAACGCCTGGCGCCGCCGTCCAGCGACCACTGGTTCGGCACCGACGAAGTCGGCCGCGACCTGTTCAGCCGCGTGCTGTTCGGTAGCCAACAGTCGGTGGGCGTCGGCCTGTTCGTGGCTTTTGCCTCCTGTTTCATTGGCGGGTTGCTGGGATGTTTTTCGGGAGTGATCGGTGGCCGTTTCGACGCGTTAATCATGCGTCTGATGGACATCATGCTGTCGGTGCCGTCGCTGGTACTGATTATGGCCCTGGCGGCTGCGTTGGGCGCGAGCCTGTTCAACGCCATGCTGGCGATTACCCTGGTGCGAATTCCGTCCTATGTGCGGCTGGCCCGCGGCCAGGCCTTGAGCATCCGACAGATGGGGTACGTCAAGGCCGCCCAGACCTTCGGGGCCGGACGCTGGCACCTGGTGCACTGGCACGTGGCACGCAACGCGATGCCTCCATTGCTGGTGCAACTGAGCCTGGATATCGGCAGTGCGATCCTCATGGCCTCGGCCCTGGGCTTTATCGGCCTGGGGGCACAACAGCCCACGGCCGAGTGGGGCGCGATGGTCGCTACCGGGCGTAACTACATCCTGGATAACTGGTGGTACTCGACCTTTCCGGGTCTGGCGATTCTGATCACCGCCACCGGTTTCAACCTGCTGGGCGATGGCGTGCGCGATCTGCTCGATCCACGGCAACAGGGGAAATGA
- a CDS encoding ABC transporter permease: MAFLTLLRKRLLGLLLVVFGVSLITFAISHLIPGDPARLIAGDRASDALVAGIRHQLGLDLPLYQQYGRYLMDLLHGDLGTSIRTSRPVLEDLQAFFPATLELALVALVLAVLVGIPLGVLSAVYHNRAIDQIARTLAVTGISTPAFWLGLGAIVLFYGHLGWLPGGGRLSEGLAPPPTITGFYLIDSLLAGDGRLFLDAAEHLILPAATLGFVTLGVVARQIRSAMLDQLGEDYIRTARAYGLSRWTVILRHALPNALIPSVTVLGLTLGDLLYGAVLTETVFAWPGMGAYVVKSIQSLDFPAVMGFAILVSFIYVLLNMAIDLLYRVIDPRIGEVN, encoded by the coding sequence ATGGCCTTCCTGACTTTGTTGCGCAAGCGTCTGCTCGGCCTGTTGTTGGTCGTGTTCGGTGTTTCGCTGATTACCTTTGCAATTTCGCACTTGATTCCGGGCGATCCTGCCCGACTGATCGCTGGCGACCGTGCCAGCGATGCCTTGGTGGCCGGCATCCGTCATCAGCTGGGATTGGATCTGCCGCTGTATCAACAATACGGTCGTTATCTGATGGACCTGCTGCACGGAGACCTGGGCACCTCGATACGCACCAGTCGTCCCGTTCTGGAAGACTTGCAAGCGTTCTTCCCGGCAACCCTGGAACTGGCGCTGGTAGCGCTGGTGCTGGCGGTCCTGGTCGGCATCCCGCTTGGCGTGCTGTCAGCGGTTTATCACAACCGGGCCATTGACCAGATCGCCCGTACCCTTGCGGTCACCGGAATTTCCACGCCGGCCTTTTGGCTCGGTCTTGGTGCAATCGTTCTGTTCTACGGTCACCTTGGCTGGCTGCCCGGTGGTGGCCGGTTGTCCGAAGGGCTGGCGCCGCCACCGACAATCACCGGTTTTTATCTGATCGACTCGCTGCTCGCCGGTGATGGCCGGCTGTTTCTCGATGCTGCGGAGCACCTGATTCTTCCCGCCGCAACGCTGGGGTTCGTGACCTTGGGTGTCGTCGCACGACAGATTCGTTCAGCCATGCTTGATCAACTGGGTGAGGACTATATCCGCACCGCACGCGCCTATGGCCTGTCCCGATGGACCGTGATCCTGCGCCACGCACTGCCCAACGCCCTGATTCCTTCGGTGACCGTCCTCGGGTTGACCCTGGGTGATTTGCTGTATGGCGCGGTGCTGACCGAAACAGTATTTGCCTGGCCTGGCATGGGCGCCTATGTCGTCAAGTCGATCCAATCGCTGGACTTCCCCGCGGTGATGGGCTTCGCCATTCTGGTTTCGTTCATCTACGTGCTGTTGAACATGGCCATCGATCTTTTGTACCGCGTGATCGACCCACGCATCGGCGAGGTGAACTGA
- a CDS encoding ABC transporter substrate-binding protein, translating to MNPMNTVTRKTFPGAGKLLLSVLCSALSLGAWQAAAAAVPQDTLVIGKPADPQTLDPAVTFDNNDWTITYPSYQRLVGYKVEGGKSSTEVQGDLAESWTVSPDSLVWEFKIKPGNKFDDGAPVDAAAVKFSFDRLMTLKQGPSGAFPEDMVVAVVDPQTIRFTLKTPFAPFLFTLAHNGASIINPDVVNKSADVNAWLSSHTAGSGPFRLSNWQKGQSLTMEPNTYFAGPKPALKTVVIKIIGEPSVRRLQLERGDLDIIEDMPEDQLGALASKPGVVVKDFPSLRVTYLYLNNKKGPLTSVDARRAITEAVDYNGIVKGILKDKAKLMNGPIPDGMWAYDSSLSPMKQDVAAAKDSLAKAPQKITNLSYMYSDKDPNWEPIGLTLQAALAPLGINLKLEKLANATLRERVGQADYDIAVGAWSPDFADPYMFMNFWFDSKMQGLQGNRSFYSNPEVDKLIREAAATSDTAKRVELYQNAQKMVLKDSVYAYLYQKSYTLPMRDSVKGYLFNPMLEQVFNLGSMSK from the coding sequence ATGAACCCAATGAACACCGTGACCCGCAAAACCTTTCCCGGCGCCGGCAAACTGCTGCTGAGCGTTTTGTGCAGTGCATTGAGCCTCGGAGCCTGGCAGGCTGCTGCGGCGGCTGTACCCCAAGACACGCTGGTCATCGGCAAACCCGCCGATCCGCAGACCCTCGACCCAGCCGTGACCTTTGATAACAACGACTGGACCATCACCTATCCGTCGTATCAACGCTTGGTCGGCTACAAGGTCGAGGGCGGCAAAAGCAGCACTGAAGTGCAGGGCGACCTGGCCGAAAGCTGGACCGTTTCCCCGGACAGCCTGGTCTGGGAGTTCAAAATCAAACCGGGCAACAAATTCGATGACGGCGCCCCGGTAGATGCCGCAGCGGTAAAGTTTTCCTTTGATCGCTTGATGACCCTCAAGCAAGGGCCTTCCGGCGCATTTCCGGAGGACATGGTAGTGGCGGTCGTCGATCCGCAGACCATCCGCTTCACCCTGAAAACGCCTTTCGCGCCGTTCCTGTTTACCCTGGCCCACAACGGTGCTTCGATCATCAACCCCGATGTGGTCAACAAGAGTGCGGACGTAAACGCCTGGCTGTCGAGCCACACCGCGGGCTCCGGTCCCTTCCGCCTGAGCAACTGGCAAAAAGGCCAGTCGTTGACCATGGAGCCAAACACCTATTTCGCCGGCCCCAAACCTGCGCTTAAAACCGTGGTCATCAAGATCATCGGCGAACCCTCCGTACGCCGCCTGCAGCTGGAACGCGGTGACCTGGACATCATCGAAGACATGCCCGAAGACCAGCTTGGCGCTCTCGCCAGCAAGCCGGGCGTCGTGGTTAAGGATTTCCCGTCGTTGCGGGTGACCTACCTGTACCTGAATAACAAAAAGGGCCCGCTGACCAGCGTCGATGCCCGTCGTGCGATAACCGAAGCGGTGGATTACAACGGCATAGTCAAAGGCATCCTCAAGGACAAAGCCAAGCTGATGAACGGGCCGATCCCGGACGGCATGTGGGCTTATGACAGCTCGCTGTCGCCGATGAAGCAGGACGTGGCGGCCGCCAAGGACAGCCTCGCCAAGGCACCGCAGAAAATCACCAACCTCAGCTACATGTATTCGGACAAGGATCCCAACTGGGAACCGATCGGCCTGACTCTGCAAGCCGCATTGGCGCCACTGGGCATCAACCTCAAGCTGGAAAAACTCGCTAACGCGACATTGCGCGAGCGCGTCGGCCAGGCGGACTACGACATCGCTGTCGGGGCCTGGAGCCCGGACTTCGCGGACCCGTACATGTTCATGAACTTTTGGTTCGACTCCAAGATGCAAGGCCTGCAAGGCAACCGCTCGTTCTACAGCAACCCCGAAGTCGACAAACTGATCCGCGAAGCAGCCGCTACCAGCGATACCGCCAAGCGCGTCGAGCTGTACCAGAACGCGCAGAAAATGGTGCTCAAGGACAGCGTTTACGCCTACCTCTATCAGAAGAGCTACACGCTGCCGATGCGTGATTCGGTCAAGGGTTACCTGTTCAACCCCATGCTCGAACAGGTGTTCAACCTGGGCAGCATGAGCAAGTAA
- the ddpX gene encoding D-alanyl-D-alanine dipeptidase has translation MNNSPLVEIDAQRYQVQIDLIYASAENLAGKVIYPNARCRLHRQAATCLEKASQFARQAGFTLRIYDAYRPPYAQFLLWEALPDNDYVRDPHLGSHHSRGVAVDLTLVGADGEPLDMGTAFDAMEEKSHQFYPDLPADVQRNRLLLLGIMLDAGFQAIPTEWWHYELPNADDYPLLEDE, from the coding sequence GTGAACAACAGCCCCCTTGTAGAGATTGATGCCCAGCGCTATCAGGTGCAAATCGACCTGATCTACGCCAGTGCAGAAAATCTGGCTGGAAAAGTGATCTATCCAAATGCTCGTTGCAGGTTGCACCGTCAGGCTGCGACTTGCCTGGAAAAAGCCAGCCAGTTCGCGCGCCAGGCCGGGTTTACCCTGCGCATTTACGACGCCTACCGGCCACCCTACGCCCAGTTCCTGTTGTGGGAAGCGCTGCCAGACAACGACTACGTGCGTGACCCGCACTTGGGCTCCCACCATAGCCGTGGGGTGGCGGTGGATCTGACCTTGGTGGGCGCCGATGGTGAGCCACTGGACATGGGCACCGCATTCGACGCGATGGAAGAAAAATCCCATCAGTTCTACCCCGACTTGCCAGCAGACGTGCAACGCAATCGTCTGCTGCTGCTGGGGATCATGCTGGATGCGGGTTTCCAGGCAATTCCCACCGAGTGGTGGCATTACGAACTACCGAACGCCGACGATTACCCATTGCTGGAGGACGAGTAA
- a CDS encoding MurR/RpiR family transcriptional regulator: MSLEKNSFLQLLEQEFSSLTPTGKRIASYLLGNPEQLPFESADSIAQRTSTTGISVGRFFRSLGYQNIDEVKQSLRGETPTSWLITDRIGAFRAESTQEDALDRSMSREIEAIRHVYGLARSSAFADIVQRIYEADAVFILGIQSTRGILTAFHSHLEYIRPKVYYVDGLSGIYAETLNSGFANPYAIISDFRAYSSVTQTFCDAAVDNDLPLALITDLQCPWARDYPLDLLQLKTDVGQFWDSLAPLACLLNLIVSAVAEKYGDRLDERLAKNRQLQKAFGQFES, from the coding sequence ATGTCTTTGGAAAAAAACAGCTTCCTACAGTTGCTGGAGCAAGAGTTCTCCAGCCTGACCCCTACCGGCAAGCGCATCGCCAGCTATCTGCTGGGTAACCCGGAGCAGTTACCGTTCGAGTCGGCCGATAGCATCGCGCAGCGGACCTCCACCACTGGGATTTCCGTGGGGCGTTTTTTTCGGTCCCTTGGCTACCAGAACATTGATGAAGTCAAACAGAGCCTGCGCGGTGAAACGCCCACCTCGTGGCTGATTACCGACCGCATCGGCGCCTTTCGTGCCGAAAGCACTCAGGAAGACGCTCTCGATCGTTCCATGAGTCGCGAAATCGAGGCCATCCGGCACGTGTACGGCCTGGCGCGCAGCAGTGCCTTTGCCGATATCGTGCAGCGCATCTACGAAGCTGATGCCGTATTCATTCTCGGAATCCAGTCCACTCGCGGGATTCTCACAGCGTTTCATAGCCACCTTGAATACATTCGGCCCAAGGTCTACTACGTCGATGGCCTGTCAGGAATCTACGCAGAAACCCTGAACTCCGGCTTCGCCAATCCCTACGCAATCATTTCGGACTTCCGTGCTTATTCCAGCGTGACCCAGACCTTCTGCGACGCGGCGGTAGACAACGACCTGCCACTGGCCCTGATTACAGACCTGCAATGCCCCTGGGCCAGGGATTACCCGCTTGACCTCTTGCAACTGAAAACCGATGTCGGGCAGTTCTGGGACTCCCTTGCACCCTTGGCCTGCCTGTTAAATCTCATCGTATCGGCCGTCGCGGAGAAATACGGCGATCGCCTCGATGAGCGCTTGGCCAAGAACCGTCAATTGCAAAAAGCTTTCGGTCAGTTCGAGAGCTGA
- a CDS encoding EAL domain-containing response regulator produces the protein MASLPLRVLVLEEHLFQRSVAVSLLMQLGCREVLEASNGGEALAILQEAGPVDVVLCDLQMEGMDGLEFIQRAGATGQLGAIIISSYLPFDVRRTVRQMGALLGLHMLGDIGKPLQAETLRQLLEDYLSRQPAVLSPLTDMELANEEQVRRALLDEQLEPYYQPKFDLKTGEVLGVEVLARWNHPFKGLLSPATFLPTMEHCGLMDELLFSLMLQALSLQRQVRSRGGELNLAFNLHAAQLANVELTSQIKRILAMFQAPGCSLTFELTESGLLEAPAVSLENLVRLRIMGCRLSIDDFGAGFSSLQRLCQLPFNEIKLDAEFVRGLKHEPRCRAVVASTLALGQTLGMSVVIEGIETAEQHQELLTLGCTQGQGYWHSRAMNGADLLRWLQRTAERSLGAAHGQ, from the coding sequence ATGGCCAGCCTGCCGCTCCGTGTTCTGGTGCTTGAAGAACATCTATTTCAACGTTCCGTAGCCGTCAGTCTATTGATGCAGCTGGGTTGTCGCGAAGTGCTGGAGGCCAGCAACGGTGGCGAGGCCCTTGCCATCCTGCAAGAGGCCGGCCCTGTGGATGTGGTCCTGTGCGACTTGCAAATGGAAGGCATGGATGGTCTGGAGTTCATTCAACGGGCCGGGGCAACCGGGCAGTTGGGGGCCATCATTATCAGCAGTTACCTGCCTTTCGATGTGCGCCGTACGGTTCGGCAGATGGGCGCATTGTTGGGGCTGCACATGCTCGGTGATATCGGTAAACCCTTGCAGGCTGAAACCCTGCGGCAACTGCTGGAAGATTATTTGAGCCGGCAGCCGGCCGTATTGTCGCCACTCACGGATATGGAGTTGGCCAACGAGGAGCAGGTGCGACGGGCCTTGCTCGACGAACAATTGGAGCCCTATTACCAACCCAAGTTTGATTTGAAAACCGGCGAGGTGTTGGGGGTGGAGGTTCTTGCGCGCTGGAACCATCCGTTCAAGGGCCTGTTGTCGCCGGCGACGTTTCTTCCGACGATGGAGCATTGTGGGCTGATGGATGAGTTGCTGTTCAGCTTGATGCTCCAGGCGTTGAGCTTGCAGCGGCAGGTCAGGAGCCGGGGAGGGGAGTTGAACCTGGCGTTCAATCTGCATGCGGCGCAGTTGGCCAATGTGGAGTTGACGTCGCAGATCAAACGGATCCTCGCCATGTTCCAGGCACCGGGTTGCAGTTTGACCTTTGAGTTGACTGAGAGTGGTTTGCTGGAGGCTCCAGCGGTGTCCCTGGAAAACCTGGTGCGCCTGCGCATCATGGGGTGTCGCTTGTCGATCGATGATTTCGGCGCGGGCTTCTCCTCGTTGCAGCGCCTGTGCCAACTGCCCTTCAACGAAATCAAACTCGACGCGGAGTTTGTCCGCGGTCTCAAGCATGAGCCTCGTTGCCGGGCCGTAGTCGCCAGCACCCTGGCGCTGGGGCAGACCCTGGGCATGTCCGTAGTGATCGAGGGTATCGAGACCGCCGAGCAGCACCAGGAGCTACTGACACTGGGCTGTACCCAGGGGCAGGGCTACTGGCATTCCCGGGCCATGAACGGTGCCGATCTGCTGCGCTGGCTGCAGCGCACAGCTGAACGGTCGCTAGGAGCAGCCCATGGCCAATAA
- a CDS encoding fimbrial protein produces MRNIKAIIASLLGTLIILPGGAWAVCYFQDDNNKVVSNIDFGAVMVQQDAPIGTVLSTKAVYQETGLYTCTSNYNFILGIAKFTTLSSYGKSVYNTNIDGVGLLLERTPATFPSTKPYDAGSSFVTGTVTASLIKTSVGSTGSGTLTPGTLAFINVDALRLTELNLTGTNTIIPVGCSVTNTAINVPMGNVQRSTFTGVGYEGSPVQFVIPLDCGAGTRVDFRLDATTDSSGAPGVMAINSSATGNAASGVGIKITRDGGAAVTFGETVSAGVTANSGTYNIPFVARYYQTSPNVEAGQANGTATFTMTYN; encoded by the coding sequence ATGAGAAACATCAAAGCAATTATCGCCTCGCTACTGGGTACGTTGATAATCCTTCCCGGGGGAGCATGGGCTGTGTGCTATTTCCAGGATGACAACAACAAGGTAGTAAGTAATATTGATTTCGGAGCTGTGATGGTTCAGCAGGACGCTCCCATTGGAACGGTCCTGTCAACCAAGGCAGTATACCAAGAAACTGGGCTATACACCTGCACATCGAATTACAACTTTATCTTAGGTATCGCTAAGTTTACGACCCTTAGTTCTTATGGGAAAAGCGTTTATAATACTAATATTGATGGCGTGGGGCTGTTATTAGAGCGCACTCCAGCCACATTCCCATCTACGAAACCATATGACGCAGGCAGTTCTTTTGTTACCGGAACCGTTACGGCCTCTTTAATCAAGACGTCAGTTGGCTCTACTGGTAGCGGCACCTTAACCCCTGGCACCTTGGCATTTATCAACGTTGATGCCCTTAGGCTTACTGAACTGAACTTGACAGGAACCAACACTATCATTCCTGTGGGGTGTTCAGTCACTAACACCGCCATCAATGTGCCGATGGGCAATGTACAGCGCAGTACATTTACAGGTGTAGGGTACGAAGGGAGTCCGGTTCAGTTCGTTATCCCACTTGACTGCGGCGCTGGCACTCGGGTTGATTTCAGGCTTGACGCGACCACTGATAGTTCTGGTGCGCCGGGGGTGATGGCAATCAATTCATCCGCCACGGGCAATGCCGCCAGTGGAGTGGGGATAAAAATCACCCGTGATGGTGGTGCAGCAGTGACCTTTGGTGAAACAGTTTCGGCAGGCGTAACGGCTAATAGTGGCACGTACAACATTCCATTTGTTGCGCGGTATTATCAGACCAGCCCCAATGTCGAGGCCGGCCAGGCCAACGGAACAGCAACTTTTACCATGACGTATAACTGA